From a single Streptomyces sp. NBC_00377 genomic region:
- a CDS encoding ABC transporter permease: MTRYALRVASVAAALGLWQLLTSLNVDLWLRFSQFPTVADVARAFADRLAGDDYWTDLTDSLTRIITGFLLAAVLGVATGVLVARSRLAEDLLGPVLEVVRPIPAIALVPVAILLFPSNEQGIVFITFTAAFFPVLVSTRHAVRALAPGWEEAVRTMGGGRWRILGAVVLPGALPGIFGGLSVGIGVSWICVISAEMISGQYGVGYRTWQDYTVVDYPGVFVGMVTIGVLGWATSTAVELLGRRLTRWLPRTSYVPTGRLRPGSARPPSPAPAAAPAVPAGPGPDPEEARDEHLV; encoded by the coding sequence GTGACCCGGTACGCGCTGCGGGTGGCTTCGGTCGCGGCCGCGCTCGGTCTGTGGCAGCTGCTGACCAGCCTGAACGTCGACCTGTGGCTGCGCTTCTCGCAGTTCCCCACGGTCGCCGACGTGGCCCGCGCCTTCGCCGACCGCCTGGCCGGCGACGACTACTGGACCGACCTCACCGACAGCCTCACCCGCATCATCACCGGCTTCCTCCTGGCCGCCGTCCTGGGCGTGGCCACGGGCGTGCTCGTGGCGCGCTCGCGCCTCGCCGAGGACCTGCTCGGGCCGGTCCTCGAGGTCGTCCGGCCGATTCCCGCGATCGCCCTGGTACCCGTCGCGATCCTGCTCTTCCCGTCGAACGAACAGGGCATCGTCTTCATCACCTTCACCGCCGCCTTCTTCCCGGTGCTCGTCTCCACCCGGCACGCGGTCCGCGCGCTGGCCCCCGGATGGGAGGAGGCGGTGCGCACGATGGGCGGCGGCCGGTGGCGGATCCTCGGCGCGGTCGTCCTGCCCGGGGCGCTGCCGGGCATCTTCGGCGGCCTGTCGGTCGGGATCGGTGTCTCGTGGATCTGTGTGATCTCCGCCGAGATGATCTCCGGTCAGTACGGCGTCGGCTACCGCACCTGGCAGGACTACACGGTCGTCGACTACCCGGGGGTCTTCGTCGGCATGGTCACGATCGGCGTGCTCGGTTGGGCCACGTCCACGGCCGTGGAACTCCTCGGACGCCGTCTCACCCGCTGGCTGCCGCGCACGTCGTACGTCCCCACCGGCCGGCTCCGGCCGGGGAGCGCCCGGCCACCCTCTCCGGCGCCGGCGGCCGCCCCCGCCGTCCCCGCCGGCCCCGGACCCGACCCCGAGGAGGCGCGCGATGAGCACCTCGTCTGA
- a CDS encoding fumarate reductase/succinate dehydrogenase flavoprotein subunit: MDTLPQIPALDDAEELSCDVLVIGGGTAGTMAALTAAERGADVLLLEKAHVRHSGALAMGMDGVNNAVIPGRAEPDDYVAEITRANDGIVDQSTVRQTATRGFAMVQRLESYGVKFEKDEHGDYAVRQVHRSGSYVLPMPEGKDVKKVLYRQLRRREMRERIRIENRVMPVRVLTSPEDGRAIGAVGFNTRTGRFVTVRAGGVVLATGACGRLGLPASGYLYGTYENPTNAGDGYSMAYHAGAELTGIECFQINPLIKDYNGPACAYVANPFGGYQVNRHGERFVDSDYWSGQMMAEFAAEVASDRGPVYLKLSHLPEESIAALESILHSTERPTRGTFHSGRGHDYRTHDIEMHISEIGLCGGHSASGVRVDDHARTTVPRLYAAGDLACVPHNYMIGAFVFGDLAGSDAARYKAYDGELPADQLREAHELIYRPLRHPEGPPQPQVEYKLRRFVNDYVTPPKSGARLSLALDAFERMRDDIARMGARTPHELMRCAEVGFIRDCAEMAARASLARTESRWGLYHERLDHPRRDDDSWFHHLDLHKSPSGAMEFTARPVAPYLVPVAEFTPVGGPSRHLGEVHAEEVATAGSRDVAPLATGAGAAAPTSGDTPVIAAPESGSAPEPSSSLRSSSRLLELVALAEEEPELDSLLPYLTDPAPAVRREAVAVLTETVPSGTGPALAEALRDPSAEVRAAAAASLRELVETLPPQAALRDGLAAALAEPDPVVRAAALDVLRALRLGDATLFAVSLTDVDIAVRIEAVRALVSVDAADELARAATADPSREVRVTIAKSLATVAAGRLSDTQLPGPGTTPALGPGPGALHASAPASGSGTVITPERDAVHAALLGLIDDPDALVRAAAYGALGTTGCPVLLAARAVAALGDPAWQVRAGAATALSVAGPDTAVPVLAKALADPNADVRKAAVLALTRHRVTEAARAALATATTDTDADVRAYATRAL; this comes from the coding sequence GTGGACACCCTTCCCCAGATCCCCGCGCTCGACGACGCCGAGGAGCTGTCCTGCGACGTCCTCGTCATCGGCGGCGGCACCGCCGGCACCATGGCGGCGCTGACCGCCGCCGAGCGCGGTGCGGACGTCCTGCTCCTGGAGAAGGCCCACGTCCGCCACTCCGGGGCACTCGCCATGGGCATGGACGGCGTCAACAACGCGGTCATCCCCGGCCGCGCCGAGCCCGACGACTACGTCGCCGAGATCACCCGCGCCAACGACGGCATCGTCGACCAGTCGACCGTCCGCCAGACCGCTACCCGCGGCTTCGCCATGGTGCAGCGCCTGGAGTCGTACGGTGTGAAGTTCGAGAAGGACGAGCACGGCGACTACGCGGTCCGCCAGGTCCACCGGTCCGGCTCCTACGTGCTGCCCATGCCGGAGGGCAAGGACGTCAAGAAGGTCCTGTACCGGCAGCTGCGCCGGCGCGAGATGCGGGAGCGGATCCGCATCGAGAACCGGGTGATGCCGGTGCGCGTGTTGACCTCCCCCGAGGACGGGCGGGCCATCGGGGCGGTCGGCTTCAACACCCGCACAGGCCGGTTCGTCACCGTCCGCGCGGGCGGGGTCGTCCTTGCGACCGGTGCCTGCGGCCGCCTCGGCCTGCCCGCCTCCGGCTACCTGTACGGCACGTACGAGAACCCCACGAACGCGGGCGACGGCTACTCCATGGCCTACCACGCGGGCGCCGAGCTGACCGGCATCGAATGCTTCCAGATCAACCCGCTGATCAAGGACTACAACGGTCCCGCCTGCGCCTACGTCGCCAACCCCTTCGGTGGCTACCAGGTCAACCGGCACGGCGAACGCTTCGTCGACTCCGACTACTGGTCGGGCCAGATGATGGCCGAGTTCGCGGCCGAGGTCGCCAGTGACCGGGGCCCTGTGTACCTGAAGCTGAGCCACCTCCCCGAGGAATCCATCGCGGCCCTGGAGTCGATCCTGCACTCCACCGAACGTCCGACCCGGGGCACCTTCCACTCCGGCCGCGGACACGACTACCGCACGCACGACATCGAGATGCACATCTCCGAGATCGGCCTGTGCGGCGGCCACTCGGCCTCGGGCGTACGGGTCGACGACCACGCCCGTACGACCGTCCCCCGCCTCTACGCCGCCGGTGACCTGGCCTGCGTCCCGCACAACTACATGATCGGCGCGTTCGTCTTCGGCGACCTCGCCGGCTCGGACGCGGCCCGGTACAAGGCGTACGACGGTGAGCTGCCCGCTGACCAGCTGCGAGAGGCGCACGAGCTGATCTACCGCCCGTTGCGCCACCCCGAGGGCCCGCCGCAGCCCCAGGTCGAGTACAAGCTGCGCCGGTTCGTGAACGACTACGTGACCCCGCCTAAGTCGGGTGCGCGGCTGTCGTTGGCCCTGGATGCCTTCGAGCGGATGCGCGACGACATCGCCCGGATGGGCGCCCGTACCCCGCACGAGCTGATGCGGTGCGCCGAGGTCGGCTTCATCCGCGACTGCGCGGAGATGGCCGCGCGCGCCTCCCTGGCCCGTACCGAGTCCCGATGGGGCCTCTACCACGAGCGCCTCGACCATCCTCGCCGCGACGACGATTCCTGGTTCCACCACCTCGACCTGCACAAGTCCCCCTCTGGTGCCATGGAGTTCACGGCCCGGCCGGTGGCTCCGTATCTGGTTCCGGTCGCCGAGTTCACCCCCGTCGGCGGTCCCTCGCGGCATCTCGGCGAGGTCCATGCCGAGGAGGTGGCCACGGCCGGTTCTCGGGACGTGGCGCCGCTCGCCACCGGGGCCGGAGCAGCCGCTCCGACCTCGGGCGACACGCCGGTGATTGCAGCGCCCGAGTCCGGTTCCGCCCCCGAACCGTCCTCCTCGCTCCGGTCCTCCTCCCGTCTGCTCGAACTCGTCGCCCTCGCCGAGGAGGAGCCCGAACTCGATTCCCTTCTCCCCTACTTGACCGACCCTGCGCCCGCCGTCCGACGCGAGGCCGTCGCCGTCCTCACCGAGACCGTGCCGTCGGGCACCGGCCCCGCCCTCGCCGAGGCACTGCGTGACCCTTCCGCGGAGGTACGCGCCGCGGCCGCGGCCTCGCTGCGCGAGCTCGTCGAGACCCTGCCGCCGCAAGCCGCCCTGCGCGACGGCCTCGCCGCCGCCCTGGCCGAGCCCGACCCCGTGGTCCGCGCGGCGGCCCTGGACGTGCTGCGCGCACTGCGCCTCGGGGACGCCACCCTGTTCGCGGTCTCCCTCACCGACGTCGACATCGCCGTCCGTATCGAGGCCGTCCGCGCCCTGGTGTCCGTCGACGCCGCCGACGAACTCGCCCGCGCGGCGACCGCCGACCCGTCCCGCGAGGTGCGCGTCACGATCGCCAAGTCCCTGGCCACGGTGGCGGCCGGCCGCCTGAGCGACACCCAACTGCCGGGCCCCGGCACCACCCCAGCCCTGGGCCCCGGCCCAGGCGCACTTCACGCCTCCGCCCCGGCCTCCGGCTCCGGCACCGTCATCACTCCGGAGCGCGATGCCGTCCACGCGGCCCTGCTCGGGCTCATCGACGACCCCGACGCCCTGGTGCGCGCCGCCGCTTACGGGGCGCTGGGCACGACCGGCTGCCCGGTGCTGCTCGCCGCCCGGGCCGTGGCCGCCCTGGGCGACCCCGCCTGGCAGGTCCGCGCCGGTGCCGCAACCGCGCTGTCCGTGGCCGGCCCCGACACCGCCGTCCCCGTCCTCGCCAAGGCTCTGGCCGACCCGAACGCCGACGTCCGCAAGGCCGCCGTCCTGGCTCTGACCCGCCACCGGGTCACGGAGGCGGCCCGCGCGGCCCTCGCCACCGCGACGACCGACACCGACGCCGACGTCAGGGCGTATGCGACGCGCGCTCTCTGA
- the recQ gene encoding DNA helicase RecQ: MGGTGGISEMTGITGTPERTESEALATLHRVFGYDAFRGEQEAVIEHVVAGGDAVVLMPTGGGKSLCYQIPALVRPGTGIVVSPLIALMQDQVDALRALGVRAGFVNSTQDFDERRVVEAEFLAGELDMLYLAPERLRLESTRDLLSRGKIAVFAIDEAHCVSQWGHDFRPDYLSLSLLGERWPDVPRIALTATATHATHQEITQRLHMPSARHFVASFDRPNIQYRIVPKADPKKQLLSFLREEHAGDAGIVYCLSRNSVEKTAEFLSRNGVEAVPYHAGLDAGTRAAHQSRFLREDGLVVCATIAFGMGIDKPDVRFVAHLDLPKSIEGYYQETGRGGRDGLPSTAWMAYGLNDVIQQRKLIQSGEGDEAFRRRAAAHLDSMLALCETARCRRGQLLAYFGQEPEPKGCGNCDTCLTPPETWDGTVAAQKVLSTIVRLQRERGQKFGAVQIVDILMGKRTAKVIQFDHDQLSVFGIGEELSEGEWRGVVRQLLAQGLLAVEGEYGTLVLTEDSGAVLRRERDVPLRKEPKKPATSKAAGSPSGRSKAKAAAAELPEELIPAFEALRAWRAEQAREQGVPAYVIFHDATLREIATAWPTSVQQLGGISGVGEKKLVTYGEGVIGVLASLGGSPDSAPSDTAGAAAATAAATADTGAGTPDLWPDTDEEPEPEDWI, encoded by the coding sequence ATGGGCGGGACGGGCGGGATCAGCGAGATGACAGGTATCACCGGGACACCGGAGCGGACCGAGAGCGAGGCACTGGCCACGCTGCACCGGGTCTTCGGATACGACGCGTTCCGCGGCGAGCAGGAAGCGGTCATCGAGCATGTGGTGGCCGGCGGGGACGCGGTCGTCCTCATGCCGACCGGCGGCGGCAAGTCGCTGTGCTACCAGATCCCCGCCCTGGTCAGACCCGGCACGGGCATCGTCGTCTCCCCGCTGATCGCACTGATGCAGGACCAGGTCGACGCGCTGCGGGCGCTCGGGGTGCGCGCCGGCTTCGTCAACTCCACGCAGGACTTCGACGAGCGGCGCGTGGTCGAGGCCGAGTTCCTCGCCGGCGAGCTGGACATGCTGTACCTGGCACCGGAGCGGCTGCGCCTGGAGTCCACACGGGATCTCCTCTCGCGCGGCAAGATCGCGGTCTTCGCGATCGACGAGGCACACTGCGTCTCCCAGTGGGGCCACGACTTCCGCCCCGACTATCTGTCCCTCTCCCTGCTCGGCGAGCGCTGGCCGGACGTCCCGCGGATCGCGCTCACGGCGACGGCCACCCATGCGACGCACCAGGAGATCACCCAGCGGCTTCACATGCCGTCGGCCCGCCACTTCGTCGCGAGTTTCGACCGGCCCAACATCCAGTACCGGATCGTGCCCAAGGCCGACCCCAAGAAGCAGCTGCTGAGCTTCCTGCGGGAGGAGCACGCGGGCGATGCGGGCATCGTGTACTGCCTCTCGCGCAACTCCGTCGAGAAGACCGCCGAGTTCCTCTCCCGCAACGGCGTCGAGGCGGTGCCCTACCACGCGGGCCTGGACGCGGGCACGCGCGCCGCGCACCAGTCCCGGTTCCTGCGGGAGGACGGGCTGGTCGTGTGCGCGACCATCGCCTTCGGCATGGGCATCGACAAGCCGGACGTACGGTTCGTCGCCCACCTCGACCTGCCCAAGTCCATCGAGGGCTACTACCAGGAGACGGGGCGTGGCGGCCGGGACGGACTGCCCTCCACGGCCTGGATGGCCTACGGGCTCAACGACGTCATACAACAGCGCAAGCTGATCCAGTCCGGCGAGGGCGACGAGGCCTTCCGCAGGCGGGCCGCCGCCCACCTGGACTCGATGCTGGCCCTGTGCGAGACCGCCCGCTGCCGCCGCGGACAGCTCCTCGCCTACTTCGGTCAGGAACCGGAGCCGAAGGGCTGCGGCAACTGCGACACCTGCCTCACGCCCCCGGAGACCTGGGACGGCACCGTCGCTGCCCAGAAGGTGCTGTCGACGATCGTGCGGCTTCAGCGAGAGCGCGGACAGAAGTTCGGCGCCGTGCAGATCGTCGACATCCTGATGGGCAAGCGCACGGCCAAGGTGATCCAGTTCGACCACGACCAGCTGTCGGTGTTCGGCATCGGCGAGGAGCTCTCCGAGGGCGAATGGCGCGGTGTCGTCAGGCAGTTGCTTGCGCAGGGCCTGCTGGCGGTCGAGGGGGAGTACGGCACGCTCGTGCTCACGGAGGACAGCGGGGCGGTGCTGCGCCGTGAGCGGGACGTGCCGCTGCGCAAGGAGCCGAAGAAGCCGGCGACGTCGAAGGCGGCGGGATCCCCCTCCGGCAGGAGCAAGGCCAAGGCCGCCGCGGCCGAGCTTCCCGAGGAACTGATTCCGGCCTTCGAGGCCCTGCGCGCCTGGCGTGCCGAACAGGCCCGGGAGCAGGGCGTCCCCGCGTACGTCATCTTCCACGACGCCACGCTCAGGGAGATCGCCACGGCGTGGCCGACGTCGGTGCAACAGCTCGGCGGGATCAGCGGGGTCGGCGAGAAGAAACTGGTGACGTACGGCGAGGGCGTGATCGGGGTGCTGGCCTCATTGGGCGGCTCCCCGGACAGCGCTCCCTCGGATACCGCCGGGGCCGCGGCAGCCACCGCCGCTGCGACCGCCGACACAGGCGCGGGAACCCCGGACCTCTGGCCCGACACGGACGAGGAACCGGAGCCCGAGGACTGGATATAG
- the nuoN gene encoding NADH-quinone oxidoreductase subunit NuoN: protein MSASAVHSLWTTAADPIAKIDTPKIEYGQLSPTLIVVGAAIVGVLVEAFVPRRYRYHVQLALSALALVGAFIAVVVLATNGYGTTKARIAAMGAIAVDGPALFLQGTIALAALVGLFTFAERRLDPEAHGARVDSFAAQAASVPGSDSEQAAVKAGFTTTEVFPLLLFAVAGMLVFPSANDLLTLFIALEVFSLPLYLLCALARRKRLMSQEAAVKYFLLGAFASAFTLFGIALLYGYAGSVSYGTIAQVVDGTVQNVNPALADTMGNDALLLIGSAMIVMGLLFKVGAVPFHMWTPDVYQGAPTPVTGFMAAATKVAAFGALLRLLYVVLPGLRWDWRPVMWGVAVVTMLGGAIVAITQTDIKRLLAYSSIAHAGFILAGVIATTPDGVSSVLFYLAAYSFVTIGAFAVVTLVRDAGGEATHLSKWAGLGRRSPLVAAVFAVFLLAFAGIPLTSGFAGKFAVFKAAAEGGAAPLVVVGVISSAIAAFFYIRVIVLMFFSEPRPDGPTVAVPSMLTVTAIAVGVAVTLVLGVAPQYFLDLANQAGVFVR from the coding sequence GTGAGCGCATCAGCCGTCCACAGCCTGTGGACAACGGCGGCCGACCCGATCGCCAAGATCGACACGCCGAAGATCGAATACGGGCAGCTGTCGCCCACCCTGATCGTCGTGGGAGCGGCGATCGTGGGGGTGCTGGTCGAGGCGTTCGTGCCGCGCAGGTACCGCTACCACGTCCAACTGGCGCTGTCTGCACTGGCGTTGGTCGGCGCCTTCATCGCCGTGGTCGTACTGGCGACGAACGGCTATGGCACCACCAAGGCGCGTATCGCGGCCATGGGCGCGATCGCGGTCGACGGACCTGCGCTCTTCCTCCAGGGCACGATCGCGCTGGCTGCCCTGGTCGGCCTGTTCACGTTCGCCGAACGGCGCCTGGACCCGGAGGCGCACGGCGCCCGGGTCGACTCCTTCGCCGCCCAGGCCGCCTCCGTGCCCGGCAGCGACAGCGAACAGGCCGCGGTCAAGGCCGGCTTCACGACGACCGAGGTCTTCCCGCTGCTGCTGTTCGCGGTCGCCGGCATGCTCGTCTTCCCGTCGGCCAATGACCTGCTGACCCTGTTCATCGCCCTGGAAGTCTTCTCGCTGCCCCTCTACCTCCTGTGCGCACTGGCCCGCCGCAAGCGGCTCATGTCGCAGGAGGCCGCAGTCAAGTACTTCCTCCTCGGCGCGTTCGCCTCCGCGTTCACCCTCTTCGGCATCGCCCTGCTGTACGGGTACGCGGGCTCGGTGTCGTACGGCACGATCGCGCAGGTCGTCGACGGCACCGTCCAGAACGTCAACCCGGCGCTCGCCGACACCATGGGCAACGACGCGCTGCTCCTGATCGGCTCCGCGATGATCGTCATGGGGCTGCTGTTCAAGGTGGGCGCGGTGCCGTTCCACATGTGGACGCCCGACGTGTACCAGGGCGCGCCGACCCCGGTCACCGGCTTCATGGCCGCAGCGACCAAGGTGGCCGCCTTCGGCGCGCTGCTGCGCCTGCTCTACGTGGTCCTGCCCGGGCTGCGCTGGGACTGGCGGCCGGTCATGTGGGGCGTCGCGGTCGTCACCATGCTGGGCGGTGCGATCGTCGCGATCACGCAGACCGACATCAAGCGGCTGCTGGCGTACTCGTCGATCGCACACGCCGGATTCATCCTCGCGGGTGTCATCGCGACCACCCCGGACGGTGTCTCGTCGGTCCTCTTCTACCTGGCCGCGTACTCCTTCGTGACGATCGGCGCCTTCGCGGTGGTCACCCTCGTGCGCGACGCCGGCGGGGAGGCGACCCACCTGTCGAAGTGGGCCGGGCTCGGGCGCAGGTCACCCCTGGTGGCGGCCGTGTTCGCGGTGTTCCTGCTGGCCTTCGCCGGCATCCCGCTGACGTCCGGGTTCGCCGGGAAGTTCGCCGTGTTCAAGGCGGCTGCGGAGGGCGGCGCGGCCCCGCTGGTCGTGGTCGGTGTGATCTCGTCGGCGATCGCGGCGTTCTTCTACATCCGCGTGATCGTGCTGATGTTCTTCAGCGAGCCGCGGCCCGACGGCCCGACCGTCGCCGTTCCGTCGATGCTGACGGTGACGGCGATCGCGGTGGGCGTGGCGGTCACGCTGGTGCTCGGCGTGGCTCCGCAGTACTTCCTGGACCTGGCGAACCAGGCGGGAGTGTTCGTGCGCTGA
- a CDS encoding ABC transporter ATP-binding protein gives MSTSSDTRETTRTATVATATGKDAGAAVRGTRLTLRAATLGRPDATALADVDLDVTPGEILTVVGPSGCGKSTLLRTLAGLLPALTGAVEQDGRPIGGPAADRALVFQEDALLPWRTLLSNVELPLAIQGSPRAERRKQAGAWLERVGLADRARQLPHRVSGGQRQRAQLARALAAGPRAVLMDEPFGALDAQTRAGMQDLLVEVLHGTGATVVFVTHDVDEALFLGDRVALLGAGRLVAVRGVPRPRDRAAHDDPARVALRRDVLTSLSI, from the coding sequence ATGAGCACCTCGTCTGACACCCGCGAGACCACCCGTACGGCCACCGTCGCCACTGCCACCGGCAAGGACGCCGGCGCGGCCGTACGCGGCACCCGGCTCACCCTCCGCGCGGCCACCCTCGGCCGGCCCGACGCCACCGCCCTGGCCGACGTCGACCTGGACGTCACGCCGGGTGAGATCCTGACCGTCGTCGGGCCCTCGGGCTGCGGCAAGTCGACGCTGCTGCGCACCCTGGCCGGGCTGCTGCCCGCGCTGACCGGTGCCGTGGAGCAGGACGGCCGGCCGATCGGCGGGCCGGCGGCGGACCGCGCGCTGGTGTTCCAGGAGGACGCCCTCCTCCCGTGGCGCACCCTGTTGTCCAACGTCGAACTCCCCCTCGCCATCCAGGGCTCACCGCGCGCGGAGCGCAGGAAGCAGGCCGGGGCCTGGCTCGAACGGGTCGGACTGGCCGACCGCGCACGGCAGCTGCCGCACCGTGTCTCCGGAGGCCAGCGCCAGCGGGCACAACTGGCCCGCGCCCTTGCCGCGGGCCCACGCGCCGTCCTCATGGACGAGCCCTTCGGCGCCCTCGACGCCCAGACCCGAGCCGGCATGCAGGACCTGCTGGTGGAGGTGCTGCACGGCACGGGCGCGACCGTCGTCTTCGTCACCCACGACGTGGACGAGGCCCTGTTCCTGGGTGACCGCGTCGCGCTCCTCGGTGCGGGCCGCCTCGTCGCCGTGCGGGGGGTGCCGCGCCCGCGCGACCGCGCCGCCCACGACGACCCGGCACGTGTGGCTCTGCGCCGCGACGTCCTGACTTCACTGAGCATCTGA
- a CDS encoding ABC transporter substrate-binding protein codes for MKPQAVAASAALLLLPLTGCGSAEAGSGSTVTVTVGYQSKTINTVTAGTLLRSLGYFEKELNALGDGRTYKVDWQDYATGAPITAQMTAGKIDIGSMGDFPLLINAARGKQLGKPTHLVSVTGYNLRGGLNTIVTAPDSKLASIEDLKGKKVSTSIGSAADGTLVRALQRAGIDPGKGIEKLNQQPAVGASALSAGSADALSQFVAWPGLLAYQGKAKALYDGAQLDLPTFHGVTAREDFAKERPTVLEAFLKAQSEATDYLNTHPVAAAEKVAEATGLPAEVVYLYNGAHGISTFDPAVKPQLVTALKEDVSILKAAKLTGDVDVDSFVDDQYVKKALGSSYAKQLATAPAPATSEVWPKDAAQTRTFKTPAELLAYVAQHRDGVRAAYVPDATTGTLWFADKAVWVADGETLVPFVAPATAQAYVDAHGGARVVTYADALGRAS; via the coding sequence ATGAAGCCCCAGGCGGTCGCCGCGTCCGCCGCACTCCTGCTGCTCCCTCTCACCGGGTGCGGCAGCGCCGAGGCCGGTAGCGGCTCCACGGTCACCGTGACCGTCGGCTACCAGTCCAAGACCATCAACACCGTCACCGCGGGCACCCTGCTGCGCTCACTGGGCTACTTCGAGAAGGAGCTGAACGCCCTCGGCGACGGCAGGACCTACAAGGTGGACTGGCAGGACTACGCGACCGGCGCCCCCATCACCGCGCAGATGACCGCCGGGAAGATCGACATCGGCTCGATGGGCGACTTCCCGCTCCTCATCAACGCGGCCCGCGGCAAACAGCTCGGCAAGCCCACCCACCTGGTCTCGGTCACCGGCTACAACCTCCGGGGCGGTCTCAACACCATCGTCACGGCTCCCGACTCCAAGCTCGCCTCCATCGAGGACCTCAAGGGCAAGAAGGTCTCCACCAGCATCGGTTCCGCCGCCGACGGCACACTCGTACGGGCCTTGCAGCGCGCCGGCATCGACCCGGGCAAGGGCATCGAGAAGCTCAACCAGCAGCCCGCCGTGGGCGCGTCGGCCCTCTCCGCGGGCAGCGCCGACGCGCTCTCGCAGTTCGTGGCCTGGCCCGGCCTGCTCGCCTACCAGGGCAAGGCGAAGGCCCTGTACGACGGCGCCCAGCTGGACCTGCCCACCTTCCACGGCGTCACCGCCCGCGAGGACTTCGCGAAGGAGCGCCCGACCGTGCTGGAGGCGTTCCTGAAGGCTCAGTCGGAGGCCACGGACTACCTCAACACGCACCCGGTGGCCGCTGCCGAGAAGGTCGCCGAGGCCACCGGCCTGCCCGCCGAGGTCGTCTACCTCTACAACGGCGCCCATGGCATCTCCACCTTCGACCCAGCCGTCAAGCCGCAGCTCGTCACCGCGCTCAAGGAGGACGTCTCGATCCTCAAGGCGGCCAAGCTGACGGGCGACGTCGACGTGGACTCCTTCGTCGACGACCAGTACGTCAAGAAGGCGCTCGGCTCGTCGTACGCCAAGCAGCTCGCCACCGCGCCCGCGCCGGCCACGAGCGAGGTATGGCCGAAGGACGCCGCACAGACCCGTACCTTCAAGACGCCCGCCGAACTGCTGGCCTACGTCGCGCAGCACAGGGACGGCGTCCGCGCCGCCTACGTTCCCGACGCCACCACCGGCACCCTGTGGTTCGCCGACAAGGCCGTCTGGGTGGCCGACGGCGAGACCCTCGTACCGTTCGTCGCCCCGGCGACCGCCCAGGCCTACGTCGACGCCCATGGCGGCGCCCGGGTCGTCACGTACGCCGACGCGCTGGGGCGTGCCTCGTGA